One genomic region from Anabaena sp. PCC 7108 encodes:
- a CDS encoding GAF domain-containing protein, translated as MQIHPHSKFEHISNRHSQQGMQKLLNRLVRKMQRDELVRQTTNQLRESLQVDRVVLYYFYEQWEGQVTFESLISEEFSILGSTGAEDCFNDEYAALYLAGRFRAIADIQVEPIASCHRDFLRSMQVRANLVVPILIPRGLWGLLVAHHCQKPHVWSSADIELMRTAAETLSTDPNILKT; from the coding sequence GTGCAAATTCACCCTCACTCAAAATTTGAACATATCTCGAATCGGCATAGTCAACAGGGTATGCAAAAATTGCTGAATCGCCTTGTGAGAAAAATGCAGCGGGATGAGTTAGTTCGACAAACAACAAATCAACTCAGAGAATCACTGCAAGTTGATCGCGTAGTTTTATATTATTTTTATGAACAATGGGAAGGACAGGTGACATTTGAATCTTTGATTTCTGAGGAATTCTCAATTTTGGGTTCAACTGGAGCCGAAGATTGTTTTAACGACGAGTATGCTGCTTTGTACTTAGCAGGAAGGTTCAGAGCGATCGCTGATATTCAGGTTGAACCTATCGCGTCTTGTCACCGCGACTTCCTTCGCAGTATGCAGGTACGCGCCAATTTAGTTGTACCTATTTTGATCCCCAGAGGTTTATGGGGACTACTAGTAGCTCATCACTGTCAGAAGCCTCATGTTTGGTCATCAGCAGATATAGAATTAATGCGAACAGCCGCTGAAACTTTATCCACAGATCCAAACATCCTGAAAACTTAA
- a CDS encoding NAD(P)H-quinone oxidoreductase subunit H: MSRIETRTEPMVLNMGPHHPSMHGVLRLIMTLDGEDVVDCEPVIGYLHRGMEKIAENRSNIMYVPYVSRWDYAAGMFNEAVTVNAPEKLAGITVPKRASYIRVIMLELNRIANHLLWFGPFLADVGAQTPFFYQFREREMIYDLWEAATGYRMVNNNYFRVGGVAADLPYGWVDKCWEFCEYFIPKVDEYERLVTNNPIFRRRIEGLGTITREEAINWGLSGPMLRASGVKWDLRKVDHYECYDDFDWDVQWETVGDCLARYMVRMREMRESVKIIKQAIQGLPGGPYENLEAKRLMAGKKSEWDAFDYQYIGKKVSPSFKIPTGEIYSRVESGKGELGIYLVGDNNVFPWRWKIRPADFNNLQILPHLLRGMKVADVVVILGSIDVIMGSVDR, from the coding sequence ATGAGTAGAATAGAAACCCGCACTGAACCAATGGTGCTAAATATGGGACCTCATCATCCCTCAATGCACGGGGTTCTGCGGCTAATTATGACACTGGATGGTGAGGATGTCGTTGACTGTGAACCAGTCATTGGCTACCTACACAGGGGAATGGAGAAAATCGCCGAAAATCGGTCAAATATCATGTATGTTCCCTACGTTAGCCGTTGGGACTACGCTGCGGGGATGTTTAACGAAGCCGTTACTGTTAACGCACCGGAAAAGTTAGCAGGTATCACAGTTCCCAAACGCGCCAGCTACATTCGCGTGATCATGCTGGAACTAAACCGCATTGCTAACCACTTGCTATGGTTTGGTCCCTTCCTGGCTGACGTAGGCGCACAAACGCCCTTCTTCTACCAATTCCGCGAACGAGAAATGATTTATGACCTGTGGGAAGCCGCTACAGGTTATCGCATGGTAAACAATAACTACTTCCGTGTTGGTGGTGTAGCTGCTGATTTACCTTACGGTTGGGTAGACAAGTGTTGGGAATTTTGCGAATATTTCATCCCCAAAGTTGATGAATATGAACGCTTAGTTACCAATAACCCGATCTTCCGTCGCCGTATTGAAGGTTTGGGTACTATTACCCGCGAAGAAGCAATTAACTGGGGACTTTCTGGACCAATGTTACGCGCTTCGGGTGTGAAGTGGGATTTGCGGAAAGTTGACCACTATGAATGTTACGACGATTTCGACTGGGATGTACAGTGGGAAACCGTAGGTGATTGTCTTGCCCGTTACATGGTACGGATGAGAGAAATGCGCGAATCCGTGAAAATCATCAAACAAGCCATTCAAGGTTTACCGGGCGGACCTTACGAAAATCTGGAAGCCAAGCGATTAATGGCGGGTAAAAAATCTGAGTGGGATGCTTTTGATTATCAATACATTGGTAAAAAAGTTTCACCTTCATTTAAGATTCCTACAGGTGAAATCTACTCCCGTGTAGAAAGCGGTAAAGGTGAACTAGGAATTTATTTAGTTGGTGATAATAACGTTTTCCCCTGGCGGTGGAAAATTCGCCCAGCAGATTTCAATAACCTGCAAATTCTCCCTCATTTATTACGGGGGATGAAGGTGGCCGACGTGGTAGTAATTCTCGGTAGTATTGATGTGATCATGGGATCTGTTGATAGATAA
- a CDS encoding permease encodes MNQLNNGFTIFLSLLVEAMPFLLLGVLLSSLLLFFVDERKLVERMPRNPLLGALFGSMIGFLFPVCECGNVPVARRLLMQGVPTPVAIGFLLAAPTINPIVIWSTWTAFRDQPEIVVLRVVLSLAIATIIGYAFSFQQDLSPFLQPAIARYLKYNPPAKPEPKRKGRRYQAKEEATVNSILQSGTYILGGRSGGSVRIDGSLNPTDISTPNPNKSVADKLRLALDNIVQELRELAGVMVLGSAIAAAIQVLAPRELILSLGAGPITSILAMLVLAVVVSICSTVDSFFALSFASTFTSGSLLAFLVFGPMIDIKSVGLMLSIFKPKALIYLFALSAQLTLLLTLFLNLHVM; translated from the coding sequence ATGAATCAACTGAACAATGGTTTTACAATATTTCTCAGTCTGCTAGTCGAGGCGATGCCTTTTCTACTGCTTGGGGTTTTACTCTCCAGTTTGCTATTATTTTTCGTCGATGAGCGCAAATTAGTCGAGAGAATGCCCAGAAATCCCCTATTAGGAGCTTTATTTGGCAGTATGATTGGTTTTTTGTTCCCAGTGTGTGAGTGCGGTAATGTGCCAGTGGCGCGGCGGTTATTGATGCAGGGAGTACCTACACCAGTAGCAATTGGCTTTTTACTAGCAGCACCAACAATTAACCCAATTGTGATTTGGTCAACTTGGACAGCATTTAGAGATCAACCAGAAATAGTGGTGTTAAGAGTAGTATTGTCCTTAGCGATCGCCACTATTATTGGCTATGCTTTCAGTTTTCAGCAAGACTTAAGTCCTTTTTTACAACCTGCGATCGCTCGTTACCTCAAATATAACCCACCCGCTAAACCAGAACCTAAACGCAAGGGAAGACGTTATCAGGCAAAGGAAGAAGCAACTGTTAATAGTATTTTGCAATCAGGGACTTATATTCTCGGTGGAAGATCCGGTGGATCTGTCAGAATAGATGGTAGTTTGAACCCGACAGATATTTCCACTCCTAACCCGAATAAATCTGTTGCCGACAAACTGCGTCTAGCATTGGATAATATAGTCCAAGAATTGCGAGAATTAGCAGGAGTAATGGTGTTAGGAAGTGCTATTGCTGCGGCAATTCAAGTCTTGGCTCCCCGTGAACTAATCCTCAGTTTAGGTGCCGGACCAATTACCTCAATTCTTGCCATGTTGGTCTTAGCAGTAGTAGTATCAATCTGTTCTACAGTCGATTCTTTCTTTGCGCTATCTTTTGCCTCAACCTTTACCAGTGGTTCCTTGTTAGCATTTCTAGTATTTGGTCCGATGATTGATATCAAGAGTGTAGGCTTAATGTTATCAATTTTCAAGCCCAAAGCTTTAATTTATCTCTTTGCTTTATCTGCACAATTGACACTTTTGTTGACTTTATTTTTGAATTTGCACGTCATGTAA
- the rsmH gene encoding 16S rRNA (cytosine(1402)-N(4))-methyltransferase RsmH, with translation MTESNLQTSLDLEEIAFSHIPVLSQEVITGLNIQPGGNYLDLTVGGGGHSRLILETAEDVKITAVDQDEDALNAAKENLSEFGNRVNFINSNFANYQFPENYYEGILADLGVSSYHLDNPERGFSFRNTANLDMRMNQQQSLTAGDIINEWDEKELADIFFKYGEERLSRRIARRIVEKRPFDTTTELANAIAYSVPPKYRHGRIHPATRVFQALRIVVNDELNVLETLIEKAPLALVPGGRMVIISFHSLEDRLVKHGLRNSPMLKVLTKKPIIAGEEEISQNVRSRSAKLRIAEKVVGV, from the coding sequence ATGACCGAATCCAATTTACAAACATCGCTAGATTTAGAAGAAATCGCTTTTTCTCATATTCCTGTTCTTAGCCAGGAGGTGATTACAGGTTTAAATATTCAACCTGGTGGAAATTATTTAGATTTAACCGTTGGTGGTGGTGGTCACAGTCGGTTAATATTAGAAACTGCTGAAGATGTGAAAATTACAGCAGTTGACCAAGATGAAGATGCTTTAAACGCAGCAAAAGAGAATTTATCAGAGTTTGGAAATAGAGTTAATTTTATTAATAGCAACTTTGCAAATTACCAATTTCCAGAAAATTATTATGAGGGAATTTTAGCTGATTTGGGAGTGAGTTCCTATCATTTAGATAATCCAGAACGAGGTTTTAGTTTTAGAAATACTGCAAACTTAGATATGCGAATGAACCAGCAACAATCCCTCACTGCTGGAGATATCATCAATGAGTGGGACGAAAAAGAATTAGCAGATATTTTCTTTAAGTATGGTGAAGAGAGACTTTCGAGAAGAATAGCTAGAAGAATAGTTGAAAAACGCCCATTTGATACTACTACAGAATTAGCAAATGCGATCGCATATTCTGTCCCTCCTAAATACCGTCACGGGAGAATTCACCCCGCTACCCGCGTTTTCCAAGCTTTGCGAATTGTGGTGAATGATGAATTAAACGTTTTAGAAACCCTGATAGAAAAAGCACCATTAGCGCTGGTTCCCGGTGGAAGAATGGTAATTATCAGTTTTCACAGTTTGGAAGATAGATTAGTGAAACACGGGTTAAGAAATTCTCCCATGTTAAAGGTATTGACAAAAAAACCAATTATTGCTGGTGAAGAAGAAATTTCTCAAAATGTGCGATCGCGCTCCGCTAAATTAAGGATAGCAGAAAAAGTAGTGGGTGTTTAA
- a CDS encoding single-stranded DNA-binding protein — MNSCILMAEIYDAPQLRHTPDGLEVTEMIVHVPGVRPDDPSHPLKVVGWGNLAKEIHQTYQSGDRVIIEGRLGMNTFDRPEGFKEKRAELTVQRIHAMGKGMNPSPQPVATVAPPAQRPPETYQSTQPAPTPATTFTGTVPQPITPEPTYQPANFERQSYQPVTEAEPDPDDIPF, encoded by the coding sequence ATGAACAGTTGTATTTTAATGGCAGAAATTTATGACGCGCCCCAACTGCGTCACACACCTGACGGGTTAGAAGTGACGGAAATGATCGTTCATGTTCCGGGAGTGCGTCCAGATGACCCTTCACACCCTTTGAAAGTTGTCGGCTGGGGTAATTTAGCGAAAGAAATTCATCAAACTTACCAATCAGGCGATCGCGTGATTATCGAAGGGCGCTTAGGGATGAACACTTTTGATCGTCCCGAAGGTTTCAAAGAAAAACGTGCTGAGTTGACAGTACAACGTATTCATGCTATGGGCAAAGGTATGAATCCGAGTCCACAACCAGTGGCGACTGTAGCACCACCAGCACAACGTCCTCCAGAAACATACCAATCAACTCAGCCAGCACCAACTCCAGCGACCACTTTTACAGGGACAGTACCCCAGCCAATCACCCCCGAACCCACTTATCAACCGGCAAATTTTGAACGTCAATCCTATCAGCCCGTAACAGAAGCCGAACCAGATCCCGATGACATTCCATTTTAA
- a CDS encoding RRXRR domain-containing protein, whose translation MAYATLRYQSLFKDKTFWIDWARGLKLVWENRSTWAKPKTAFSAYSKDYLFMRVPVISAKNIPLMPTKPSRARRWIKSGIAIGKFNKLGIFYVQLIAEPSDIQTQEIVAGLDPGKMFSGVAVQSQKYTLQMLHLVLPFKTVKDRMEQRAMMRRGRRGRKINRKLSFSQRSHRQTRFDNRRGSKLPPSIRANKDLEYRTISLLSEVYPIQTIVIEEVKAQGDKRFSPVMVGQRYQIKRLSKLANVELKKGWETSNLRKHLKLHKEKSDKSLQIPETHAVDAVTLACSEFVKYQIWEKVKSHGASWIGDVTITNSQFTILRRPPISRRQLHLMVPSKGGNRRKYGGTTTRYGFRKGDFVEATQGKKSFFGWVSGDTEKHVSVSDCNWKRFGQCTAKKVRLIQRNTGLIVLSTRKMFNLMASNH comes from the coding sequence ATGGCTTACGCCACGCTTCGCTATCAGTCGTTGTTTAAAGACAAGACATTCTGGATTGATTGGGCGAGGGGACTTAAACTTGTCTGGGAAAATCGCTCCACTTGGGCAAAGCCCAAGACCGCGTTTTCGGCTTACTCCAAGGATTATCTCTTTATGCGAGTACCTGTGATTTCAGCAAAAAATATTCCGTTAATGCCAACAAAGCCAAGTCGCGCTAGACGTTGGATTAAATCTGGTATTGCAATTGGCAAATTTAACAAACTAGGTATTTTTTATGTTCAATTAATAGCCGAACCATCTGATATTCAGACTCAAGAGATTGTTGCTGGTTTAGACCCTGGCAAAATGTTTTCTGGTGTAGCAGTTCAGTCTCAAAAATATACGCTACAAATGTTGCACCTAGTTTTACCATTCAAAACGGTTAAAGATCGAATGGAGCAACGAGCGATGATGCGACGCGGAAGGCGAGGAAGAAAAATTAATCGCAAATTAAGTTTTTCTCAACGTTCTCATCGTCAAACTAGATTTGATAATCGTCGTGGGTCTAAATTACCTCCCAGCATCAGAGCTAACAAGGATTTAGAATATCGAACAATTAGTTTATTGTCCGAAGTTTACCCAATCCAAACGATTGTTATTGAAGAGGTAAAAGCACAAGGAGATAAGAGGTTTAGCCCAGTAATGGTTGGTCAACGATATCAAATAAAACGACTATCGAAACTGGCTAATGTGGAATTAAAAAAAGGATGGGAAACGTCAAACCTACGAAAACACCTGAAATTACACAAAGAAAAATCTGACAAATCTCTGCAAATCCCCGAAACTCACGCAGTTGATGCAGTCACGTTAGCCTGTTCCGAGTTTGTTAAATATCAAATATGGGAGAAAGTAAAAAGTCATGGTGCAAGTTGGATAGGTGATGTAACTATTACTAATTCTCAATTTACGATTTTACGTCGTCCTCCAATTAGCCGTAGACAACTACATTTAATGGTTCCATCCAAGGGTGGTAACAGGCGTAAATATGGTGGAACCACAACTCGATATGGATTTAGAAAAGGCGATTTTGTTGAAGCAACCCAAGGAAAGAAATCATTTTTTGGTTGGGTAAGCGGCGACACAGAAAAACACGTTTCAGTTAGTGATTGTAACTGGAAAAGGTTTGGGCAATGTACAGCTAAGAAAGTCCGATTGATACAGCGAAACACGGGATTAATCGTGTTGTCAACTCGGAAAATGTTTAATTTAATGGCATCGAACCATTAA
- a CDS encoding NAD(P)-dependent oxidoreductase, with the protein MKVAFLGTGLMGLPMAQRLLAANVELVAYNRTPEKLAPLQAAGAEIVTKPRQAIRSADCIVLMLSNAAAIYHVLLTDTSWHTLSGRSVIQMGTLTPPESQEIRDAVVAAGGEYIEAPVLGSIPEAETGKLIVMVGAEPEQYQRHVNLLQHFGPEPLHIGPVGSASALTLALNQLIASLTTSFALSLAFVQMQGIDIDLFMRILRDSKLYAPTFDQNLKRMLDGNYTKANLPTKQLIKEIDLFISEAKSLGLNLSSIEGVRHILQSAMKMSYPEDDYSSVFPAIREWGEVSGG; encoded by the coding sequence ATGAAGGTTGCATTTCTGGGAACTGGATTGATGGGACTACCGATGGCTCAAAGGTTATTAGCCGCAAATGTAGAGCTAGTTGCCTACAACCGCACCCCAGAAAAATTAGCACCACTACAGGCAGCAGGGGCAGAAATTGTCACAAAACCACGTCAAGCAATTCGCTCTGCTGATTGTATAGTTCTGATGCTATCTAATGCCGCAGCTATTTATCATGTCTTGCTCACAGATACCAGTTGGCACACTTTATCAGGGCGCAGTGTCATCCAAATGGGGACGCTGACTCCTCCAGAAAGCCAAGAAATCAGAGATGCGGTAGTTGCGGCAGGTGGTGAATATATAGAAGCGCCCGTACTCGGTAGTATCCCGGAAGCAGAAACTGGCAAGTTAATTGTGATGGTAGGTGCGGAACCAGAACAATATCAACGTCACGTCAATTTACTGCAACATTTTGGACCCGAACCATTACACATCGGTCCTGTAGGATCTGCCTCAGCCCTGACATTAGCACTAAATCAACTCATTGCTTCCCTCACTACTAGTTTTGCCCTTAGTTTGGCTTTTGTCCAAATGCAAGGCATTGATATAGACTTGTTTATGCGAATCCTGCGCGATAGTAAACTGTACGCGCCTACCTTTGATCAAAACCTGAAACGGATGTTAGATGGCAATTACACTAAAGCGAATTTGCCTACAAAACAATTGATCAAAGAAATAGATTTATTTATCTCTGAAGCTAAATCCCTTGGTTTGAATCTCAGCAGTATTGAGGGTGTAAGGCATATCTTACAATCAGCAATGAAAATGTCATATCCAGAAGATGATTACTCTTCTGTCTTTCCCGCAATTCGGGAATGGGGTGAAGTTAGTGGTGGCTGA
- a CDS encoding M48 family metallopeptidase: MALNQEEFDTLVTSLQQYAQQQPGSYKLRVGLLALLGYGYIFFSLVLMLLVFVGLLALAFYTKTLNSVVLKLALVLLVPIFVVLRSLWVTFPEPQGLKLQRQEATYLFNLVDKLTTKLKSPKFHHILLTDEFNAAVVQIPRLGLLGWQQNYLLLGLPLMQALSPEQFCAVLGHELGHLSGNHSQFAGWIYRIQKTYYQILEKLQQSGDQVGSLILQSFFNWYSPFFAAYSFVLRRMNEYEADRCAAELVGVENIAEALINVDVKAKFLENSFWPSIYKQAEELVEPPQNVYEQVSLMLFSCSTQEDSIRFLQQALSEKTDHQDTHPCLQDRLESLGYLTVKNQGITVPPQFEISAASEYLGNNLEKFTHLFDQTWQEKVQTPWRQRYAYAQESLQKLQVLEEKSKNQSLTKDENWDIAYLTWEFRSQETAMLMFRAILADDENHTEANYLLGQALLKRNDDSGIDYIERAISKNSNIFIDGCNLIYVFLKSQGRNKELKSYQERIQQHYEFVWLAKQERSDVKDNDQFKHHDLSAEVIENLCSQLAKYPELKTAYLVQKVVNYFPEEHFYILGVQRKWTLTDSGKYKFLEQIINEVEFPGYTYVIIINNDTKKVEKNLRQVPEAVIYQR; the protein is encoded by the coding sequence ATGGCTTTAAATCAAGAAGAATTTGATACGCTAGTAACTAGCTTACAGCAGTACGCCCAGCAGCAACCTGGTAGTTATAAGTTGAGAGTTGGGTTGTTGGCTTTACTCGGTTATGGTTATATATTTTTCTCTTTGGTATTGATGTTGCTGGTGTTTGTAGGACTTCTAGCTCTGGCATTTTACACCAAGACATTGAACAGTGTTGTGCTGAAATTGGCGTTAGTGCTGCTTGTACCAATTTTTGTGGTTTTGCGATCGCTCTGGGTAACATTTCCAGAACCTCAAGGCTTAAAACTCCAACGTCAAGAAGCTACCTATCTATTTAATTTAGTTGATAAACTCACCACTAAGTTAAAATCACCAAAATTTCACCACATTTTACTTACAGATGAGTTTAACGCTGCTGTTGTCCAAATACCTCGTTTGGGTTTATTGGGATGGCAACAAAATTACTTATTATTAGGATTACCATTAATGCAAGCTTTATCACCAGAACAGTTTTGTGCTGTGCTGGGACATGAATTAGGTCATTTATCGGGAAATCACAGTCAGTTTGCCGGCTGGATTTATCGTATTCAAAAAACTTACTACCAAATTTTAGAAAAACTACAGCAAAGTGGTGATCAAGTCGGTTCTTTAATTTTACAATCTTTTTTTAATTGGTATTCTCCTTTTTTTGCTGCTTATTCATTTGTGTTAAGGCGAATGAATGAATATGAAGCAGACCGTTGTGCAGCAGAACTTGTAGGTGTAGAAAATATAGCTGAAGCTTTGATTAATGTCGATGTCAAAGCTAAATTTTTGGAGAATTCTTTTTGGCCGAGTATCTATAAACAAGCCGAAGAATTAGTAGAACCTCCCCAAAATGTTTATGAACAAGTATCTCTAATGTTATTTAGTTGTTCAACACAAGAAGATTCTATTCGCTTTTTACAACAGGCTTTATCAGAAAAAACCGATCATCAAGATACTCATCCCTGTTTACAAGATAGACTGGAATCTTTGGGATATCTGACTGTTAAAAATCAAGGAATAACTGTTCCACCACAATTTGAAATCAGTGCTGCTAGTGAATATTTAGGAAATAATTTAGAGAAATTTACTCATCTTTTTGATCAAACTTGGCAAGAAAAAGTACAAACTCCTTGGCGACAACGGTACGCCTATGCTCAAGAATCTCTCCAAAAGCTTCAGGTTTTAGAAGAAAAGTCTAAAAATCAATCTTTGACTAAAGATGAAAACTGGGATATTGCTTACTTGACATGGGAATTTCGTAGTCAAGAAACTGCTATGCTGATGTTTAGAGCTATTCTAGCTGATGACGAAAATCATACGGAAGCTAATTATCTATTAGGACAGGCTTTATTAAAAAGAAATGATGATAGTGGCATAGATTATATTGAAAGAGCAATTTCTAAAAATTCAAATATATTTATTGATGGTTGTAACCTGATTTATGTCTTTCTGAAGAGTCAAGGAAGAAATAAAGAATTAAAATCTTATCAGGAACGTATTCAGCAGCATTATGAGTTTGTGTGGCTGGCTAAACAAGAGCGTTCTGATGTTAAAGATAATGATCAATTTAAACATCACGATTTATCTGCTGAAGTGATTGAAAATCTATGTTCACAGTTAGCTAAATATCCAGAATTGAAAACGGCTTATTTAGTCCAAAAAGTCGTGAATTATTTTCCCGAAGAGCATTTTTACATACTTGGTGTTCAGCGCAAATGGACTTTAACAGATAGCGGTAAATACAAATTTCTGGAACAGATAATTAATGAAGTAGAATTTCCTGGCTATACTTATGTCATCATTATCAATAACGATACGAAAAAAGTAGAAAAAAATCTGCGTCAAGTTCCTGAAGCAGTTATTTACCAACGATAA
- a CDS encoding exosortase-dependent surface protein XDP2 has translation MKVKSAFIFISLLFGAVLSSTNSAEAASFTSNVTGNDPTKDIILNSITQNGQTIKNFSYINKAVIQYNTPRTNDPNSGAASTDKGDQATSPLATAEDPTGNDIAAYLGNNNLNNIIDTEENGSFIIDVFFDSEIVKDNSGLDSLFFWERGMNSSLGIQALDSSGNVIGNIDPTIIDQTRNHYSGIEIDTKEISNPQGFGSWGVSLDALGVTKLSGLRLTANSSFNGPDFKIIAKKTTTTTPEPTTILGLGTIAALGLLRRRQLKLGSTFQSVQ, from the coding sequence ATGAAAGTTAAAAGTGCATTTATCTTTATTAGTTTGCTCTTTGGTGCTGTTTTATCTAGCACTAATTCTGCCGAAGCTGCCAGTTTCACCAGCAATGTTACTGGGAATGATCCGACAAAAGACATTATTTTAAATTCCATTACCCAAAATGGACAAACGATTAAAAACTTTTCCTACATCAACAAAGCTGTTATTCAATACAACACCCCCAGGACTAACGATCCTAACAGTGGTGCAGCTAGTACAGATAAAGGAGATCAGGCCACTTCACCATTAGCAACGGCTGAAGATCCCACGGGTAATGACATTGCGGCATACTTAGGTAATAACAACTTAAACAACATCATTGACACTGAAGAAAATGGTTCTTTCATAATAGATGTGTTCTTTGATAGCGAGATTGTCAAAGATAACTCAGGATTAGATAGCCTATTTTTCTGGGAACGAGGTATGAATAGTAGTTTAGGTATTCAAGCCCTGGATAGTTCTGGAAATGTAATTGGTAATATCGACCCAACTATAATCGATCAGACACGTAATCACTATAGTGGCATCGAAATTGACACCAAAGAAATTAGCAACCCTCAAGGATTTGGTTCTTGGGGTGTAAGTCTTGATGCTTTGGGAGTTACCAAATTAAGTGGTCTCCGACTCACAGCTAACAGTAGCTTTAATGGACCAGATTTCAAAATAATTGCTAAAAAAACAACAACAACAACGCCTGAACCAACAACAATTCTTGGCTTAGGTACCATTGCTGCACTTGGTTTGTTACGTCGTCGTCAGTTAAAACTAGGTTCTACCTTCCAATCTGTTCAGTAA
- a CDS encoding class I SAM-dependent methyltransferase — protein sequence MDSHPALCEAIANRIITNPQKRITFAEYMDMVLYHPEYGYYASDTVKIGFKGGDFFTSSSLGSDFGELLAVQFFQMWQILGQPTPFSLVEMGAGFGILASHILNYLKLQYPDFFTVLEYIIIEKSPSLRQEQQQRLQDFSIRWCNLEEIVPNSIIGCFFSNELVDAFPVHQFTLEAGELREIYVTTSQNLTPVLLGEKSNIEFMEVLGEPSTPQLAAYFDLVKIELSQSTYADGYRSEINLAALNWLGIVADCLQRGYVLTIDYGYPSSRYYHPRRSQGTLQCYYQHRHHDNPYINIGRQDITAHVDFTALESWGKKCGLNSVGWTQQGLFLMALGLGERLAALSFQNQPLSQVLNRREALHQLISPTGLGSFGVLVQSKGLNAEAAWQCLKGLTTPG from the coding sequence ATGGATTCCCATCCCGCACTGTGTGAAGCTATAGCCAATCGTATTATCACCAATCCTCAGAAACGAATTACCTTTGCTGAATACATGGATATGGTGCTATATCACCCAGAATATGGCTACTATGCCAGTGATACAGTCAAAATCGGGTTTAAAGGTGGTGATTTTTTCACATCTTCCAGTCTTGGGAGTGATTTTGGCGAATTACTGGCTGTACAATTTTTCCAGATGTGGCAGATTTTAGGGCAACCAACGCCTTTTTCTTTGGTGGAAATGGGAGCAGGTTTTGGTATTTTGGCATCTCACATCCTCAATTACCTAAAATTACAATACCCAGATTTTTTTACTGTACTGGAATACATCATTATTGAGAAATCGCCAAGTTTAAGACAAGAACAGCAGCAAAGGTTACAAGATTTCTCAATCCGTTGGTGCAATTTGGAGGAAATAGTTCCTAATTCAATTATTGGCTGCTTTTTTTCTAATGAATTAGTAGATGCTTTTCCAGTGCATCAGTTCACCCTAGAAGCAGGAGAATTGCGGGAAATTTATGTCACTACATCGCAAAACCTAACTCCTGTTCTATTAGGAGAGAAGTCAAATATTGAATTTATGGAAGTATTAGGTGAACCATCTACACCGCAGTTAGCAGCATATTTTGATTTAGTGAAAATTGAATTAAGCCAAAGTACTTATGCAGATGGTTATCGCAGTGAAATTAATTTAGCTGCTCTCAATTGGTTGGGTATAGTGGCAGACTGCTTGCAACGCGGGTATGTGTTAACAATTGATTATGGCTACCCTTCCAGCCGTTATTATCACCCCAGGCGATCGCAAGGAACATTACAGTGCTACTACCAACATCGTCATCACGATAACCCTTACATCAATATTGGGCGACAAGATATCACTGCCCATGTTGATTTTACAGCTTTAGAATCCTGGGGTAAAAAGTGCGGTTTAAATTCAGTTGGTTGGACACAGCAAGGTTTATTTTTGATGGCGTTGGGATTAGGTGAACGACTAGCCGCCCTTTCATTTCAAAACCAACCATTATCACAAGTGCTAAACCGACGGGAAGCATTACACCAACTGATTTCACCAACAGGACTGGGTAGTTTTGGGGTTCTAGTTCAAAGCAAGGGATTGAATGCAGAAGCGGCCTGGCAATGTTTGAAAGGATTAACCACACCAGGGTAA